One Spiribacter halobius DNA segment encodes these proteins:
- a CDS encoding vWA domain-containing protein — MTPTAPPVAANLLGLCQSLRARGWPVGIEEQHDALRIAEAVGLQDRRALAAALRPLLCGTPEQWREFDELFQRYWFPRRGVRTRSQGPGGGLQPVPGAGGGEHGSPDRPRRSEGPGDADAAPGSAAQHGASARRALGHTDFRHLHDADENAALEALMERLARRWQRRLRRRWRSAGRRGRLDVRRTLRHSLGQGGIPVDPAFRRARRRPPALVLLVDASRSMSVYSLRFLRLARGALLAFPRAEAFIFHTHLVRVTEAVAAPSPERMREQLALLSSGWSGGTRIGESIEAFNRDHAPSVARRRGVAVILSDGLDTGTPERLAAAMAELRGRCGRVVWLNPLAGRTGYRPEAAGMRAALPYVDRLAPAHDLASLLALEDELARL; from the coding sequence ATGACCCCGACCGCACCGCCGGTGGCCGCGAACCTGCTCGGGCTCTGCCAGAGCCTGCGCGCGCGGGGCTGGCCGGTGGGCATCGAGGAGCAGCACGACGCCCTGCGCATCGCCGAGGCCGTCGGCCTCCAAGACCGGCGCGCTCTCGCGGCGGCGCTGCGCCCCCTGCTCTGCGGCACGCCGGAGCAGTGGCGGGAGTTCGACGAGCTCTTCCAGCGCTACTGGTTCCCGCGCCGCGGCGTGCGCACCCGCAGTCAGGGGCCCGGGGGCGGGCTGCAGCCGGTACCCGGCGCCGGCGGCGGCGAGCACGGCAGCCCCGACCGCCCGCGGCGGAGCGAGGGCCCCGGCGACGCCGACGCCGCGCCCGGCAGCGCCGCCCAGCACGGGGCGAGCGCCCGCCGCGCCCTCGGCCACACGGATTTCCGCCATCTCCACGACGCCGACGAGAACGCCGCCCTGGAGGCCCTGATGGAGCGCCTTGCCCGCCGCTGGCAGCGACGGCTGCGCCGACGCTGGCGCAGCGCCGGGCGCCGCGGGCGGCTCGATGTGCGGCGCACCCTGCGGCACAGCCTCGGCCAGGGCGGGATACCCGTGGACCCGGCCTTCCGCCGGGCGCGCCGGCGGCCACCGGCGCTGGTGCTGCTGGTGGACGCCAGCCGTTCCATGAGCGTCTACAGCCTGCGTTTCCTGCGCCTCGCCCGCGGCGCCCTGCTCGCCTTTCCCCGGGCCGAGGCCTTCATCTTCCACACCCACCTGGTGCGGGTCACCGAGGCCGTGGCGGCGCCCTCCCCGGAGCGCATGCGCGAGCAGCTCGCCCTGCTCTCCAGCGGCTGGTCCGGCGGCACGCGCATCGGCGAGTCCATCGAGGCCTTCAACCGTGACCACGCCCCATCCGTCGCTCGCCGCCGCGGGGTCGCCGTGATCCTCAGTGACGGCCTCGACACCGGGACCCCCGAGCGCCTGGCCGCCGCCATGGCCGAGCTCCGCGGGCGCTGTGGGCGGGTGGTCTGGCTCAATCCGCTCGCCGGGCGCACCGGCTATCGGCCCGAGGCCGCGGGCATGCGCGCCGCCCTGCCCTATGTCGACCGGCTCGCGCCGGCCCACGATCTCGCCAGCCTGCTCGCCCTCGAGGACGAGCTGGCCAGACTCTGA
- a CDS encoding AAA family ATPase, whose protein sequence is MEGAEGYRERLAEAGYVADPALATTLALAEQLGRPLLLEGEAGVGKTAVAQALARLHGSRLIRLQCYEGLDLQSAVYEWDYQRQLLAIRLLEAEGRAGEDAEAAIFSERYLLRRPLLEAISATEPPVLLIDEIDRADEEFEAYLLEVLSEFQVTVPELGTLRAASRPRVLLTSNATRELSDALRRRCLYHYLDYPGLDKELAILEAHLPGIDRRLAEQAVRFVHELRRLGLRKAPGVAETLDWAAALMGLGLERIDQSPEALLETLSCLVKTRADRDALTPERIDALAAETR, encoded by the coding sequence ATGGAGGGCGCCGAGGGCTACCGCGAGCGGCTCGCCGAGGCAGGGTATGTCGCCGACCCGGCGCTGGCCACCACTCTGGCCCTGGCCGAGCAGCTCGGCCGGCCGCTGCTGCTGGAGGGCGAGGCCGGCGTCGGCAAGACCGCCGTCGCCCAGGCCCTCGCCCGCCTCCACGGCAGCCGGCTGATCCGCCTGCAGTGCTACGAGGGGCTGGATCTGCAGTCGGCGGTCTACGAGTGGGACTACCAGCGCCAGCTGCTGGCCATTCGCCTGCTGGAGGCCGAGGGCCGGGCCGGCGAGGACGCCGAGGCGGCGATCTTCAGCGAGCGCTATCTGCTGCGCCGCCCGCTGCTGGAAGCGATCTCGGCCACCGAACCGCCGGTGCTGCTGATCGACGAGATCGACCGCGCCGACGAGGAATTCGAGGCCTATCTGCTGGAGGTGCTCTCGGAGTTCCAGGTCACGGTGCCCGAGCTCGGCACCCTGCGCGCGGCCAGCCGCCCGCGGGTGCTGCTCACCTCCAACGCCACCCGCGAGCTCTCCGACGCCCTGCGCCGGCGCTGCCTCTACCACTATCTGGACTATCCCGGCCTGGACAAGGAGCTCGCGATTCTCGAGGCGCATCTGCCCGGCATCGACCGGCGGCTCGCCGAGCAGGCCGTGCGCTTCGTCCACGAGCTGCGCCGGCTTGGGCTGCGCAAGGCGCCGGGGGTGGCCGAAACCCTGGACTGGGCCGCCGCGCTCATGGGGCTCGGCCTGGAGCGCATCGACCAGTCGCCGGAGGCCCTGCTGGAGACCCTCTCCTGCCTGGTGAAGACCCGCGCCGACCGCGACGCCCTCACCCCGGAGCGCATCGACGCGCTGGCCGCGGAGACGCGATGA
- a CDS encoding aerobic carbon-monoxide dehydrogenase large subunit: MASTAEDLARSEKLGGVGCRRKRTEDARFIQGRGHYVDDIQRPGMLFGDFVRSPHAHARIKAIHKDKALALPGVHAVLTAEDLAPLNLHWMPTLAGDKQMVLADGKVCFQNQEVAMVVADDRYIAADAIDLVEVEYEPLPALVDPHQSMAEDAPVIRDDLQGQDEGAHGKRVHHNHIFTWEVGEKDATDRVFDEAEVTVREQMLYPRVHPCPLETCGCVADFDKVRGELTVHLTSQAPHVVRTVFSQLSGIPESKVHINAPDIGGGFGNKVGVYPGYVVATVASIVLGRPVKWIEDRIENLSTTAFARDYHMTGELAATKDGKILGLRAHVLADHGAFDACADPSKWPAGFFNICTGSYDIRTAYARVDGVYTNKAPGGVAYRCSFRVTEACYLIERMIDVLAVKLGMDKAEIRLKNFIRPEQFPYPSALGWEYDSGDYHTALKKVMEACDYEGLRREQQEKWEQHGELMGIGLCTFTEIVGAGPTRNCDILGVGMFDSAEIRVHPTGSIIARMGTKTQGQGHETTYGQIIATELGLPADNIIIEEGNTDTAPYGLGTYGSRSTPVAGAATAQAARKIRDKAKKIAAHLMEVSEDDLEWTGEGFQVKGVPDQVTDMPTIAWAAYNNVPEGMEPGLEAVEYYDPPNMTYPFGAYLCVLDIDRYTGETKIRRFYALDDCGTRINPMIIEGQVHGGLTEAFGVAMGQELPYDAQGNILGASLMDYFVPTMMEAPSWETDYTVTPSPHHPIGAKGVGESSHVGGIPCFSNAINDAFTRFGITHVDMPHNAYRVWRTLHELGLDRRPEADQVAPFQPKPRPEGERAPAAGQPQAKGEGMQVVLDRRYDLAIAPDDAWALLQDIREVAACMPGAGITEQLDDSHYRGEMRLKVGPVSATFNGDIEVLGLDAERRELRMSGRGADSKGTSSATMELTARLEPGADGRTVLAGRAVISLTGKFASFGGRMLENISDRLLSQFVERFETRVQAGGEGAEAEAARRKLEEGPQELNAMTLLWGSIKAFFRRLFGGSR, from the coding sequence ATGGCGAGCACTGCGGAAGATCTGGCACGGAGCGAGAAGCTCGGCGGCGTCGGCTGCCGGCGCAAGCGCACCGAGGACGCGCGCTTCATCCAGGGGCGCGGCCACTACGTGGACGACATCCAGCGCCCGGGCATGCTGTTCGGGGATTTCGTGCGCAGCCCCCACGCCCACGCCCGCATCAAGGCCATCCACAAGGACAAGGCGCTGGCCCTGCCCGGCGTGCACGCCGTCCTCACCGCCGAGGACCTGGCGCCGCTGAACCTGCACTGGATGCCCACCCTCGCCGGCGACAAGCAGATGGTGCTCGCCGACGGCAAGGTCTGCTTCCAGAACCAGGAAGTGGCCATGGTGGTGGCCGATGACCGCTACATCGCCGCCGACGCCATCGACCTGGTGGAAGTGGAGTACGAGCCCCTGCCGGCGCTGGTGGACCCGCACCAGTCCATGGCCGAGGACGCCCCGGTGATCCGCGACGACCTCCAGGGCCAGGACGAGGGTGCCCACGGCAAGCGCGTCCATCACAACCACATCTTCACCTGGGAGGTGGGCGAGAAGGACGCCACGGACCGCGTCTTCGACGAGGCCGAGGTCACGGTGCGCGAGCAGATGCTCTACCCCCGCGTACACCCCTGCCCGCTCGAGACCTGCGGCTGTGTGGCCGACTTCGACAAGGTGCGCGGCGAGCTCACCGTGCACCTCACCTCCCAGGCGCCCCACGTGGTGCGCACCGTGTTCTCCCAGCTCTCCGGCATCCCCGAGAGCAAGGTGCACATCAACGCCCCCGACATCGGCGGCGGCTTCGGCAACAAGGTGGGCGTGTATCCGGGCTACGTGGTGGCGACGGTGGCCTCCATCGTCCTCGGTAGGCCGGTGAAGTGGATCGAGGACCGCATCGAGAACCTCTCCACCACCGCCTTCGCCCGGGACTACCACATGACCGGCGAGCTCGCCGCGACGAAGGACGGGAAGATCCTCGGCCTGCGCGCCCACGTCCTGGCGGACCACGGCGCCTTCGACGCCTGCGCCGACCCGAGCAAGTGGCCGGCGGGCTTCTTCAATATCTGCACCGGCAGCTACGACATCCGCACCGCCTACGCCCGCGTCGACGGCGTCTACACCAACAAGGCGCCGGGGGGCGTGGCCTACCGCTGCTCGTTCCGCGTCACCGAGGCCTGCTACCTCATCGAGCGCATGATCGACGTGCTCGCGGTGAAGCTCGGCATGGACAAGGCCGAGATCCGGCTGAAGAACTTCATCAGGCCGGAGCAGTTCCCCTACCCGTCGGCCCTCGGCTGGGAGTACGACTCCGGCGACTATCACACCGCCCTGAAGAAGGTCATGGAAGCCTGTGATTACGAGGGGCTGCGCCGCGAGCAGCAGGAGAAGTGGGAGCAGCACGGCGAGCTCATGGGCATCGGGCTGTGCACCTTCACCGAGATCGTCGGCGCCGGCCCCACCCGCAACTGCGACATCCTCGGCGTCGGCATGTTCGACAGCGCCGAGATCCGCGTGCACCCCACCGGCAGCATCATCGCCCGCATGGGCACCAAGACCCAGGGCCAGGGCCACGAGACCACCTACGGCCAGATCATCGCCACCGAGCTCGGCCTGCCCGCGGACAACATCATCATCGAGGAGGGCAACACCGACACCGCCCCCTACGGCCTCGGCACCTACGGCTCGCGCTCGACGCCGGTGGCCGGCGCCGCCACCGCCCAGGCCGCACGCAAGATCCGCGACAAGGCGAAGAAGATCGCCGCCCACCTCATGGAGGTGAGCGAGGACGACCTCGAGTGGACCGGCGAGGGCTTTCAGGTCAAGGGCGTGCCGGACCAGGTCACGGACATGCCCACCATCGCCTGGGCGGCCTACAACAACGTCCCCGAGGGCATGGAACCGGGACTGGAGGCGGTGGAGTACTACGACCCGCCGAACATGACCTACCCCTTCGGCGCCTACCTCTGCGTGCTGGACATCGACCGCTACACCGGCGAGACGAAGATCCGCCGCTTCTACGCCCTGGACGACTGCGGCACACGCATCAACCCGATGATCATCGAGGGTCAGGTGCACGGCGGGCTCACCGAGGCCTTTGGTGTGGCCATGGGCCAGGAGCTGCCCTATGACGCCCAGGGCAACATCCTCGGCGCTTCGCTCATGGATTACTTCGTGCCCACCATGATGGAGGCGCCGAGCTGGGAGACGGACTACACCGTCACCCCCTCGCCGCACCACCCCATCGGCGCCAAGGGCGTGGGCGAGTCCTCCCACGTGGGTGGCATCCCCTGCTTCTCCAACGCCATCAACGACGCCTTCACCCGCTTTGGCATCACCCACGTGGACATGCCCCACAACGCCTACCGGGTCTGGCGCACGCTCCATGAGCTCGGCCTCGACCGCCGGCCGGAGGCCGACCAGGTGGCACCGTTCCAGCCGAAGCCGCGCCCGGAGGGCGAGCGCGCACCGGCGGCGGGCCAGCCCCAGGCAAAGGGCGAGGGCATGCAGGTGGTGCTCGACCGGCGCTACGACCTTGCCATCGCGCCCGACGACGCCTGGGCCCTGCTCCAGGACATCCGTGAGGTGGCCGCCTGTATGCCCGGCGCCGGCATCACCGAGCAGCTGGACGACAGCCATTACCGCGGCGAGATGCGGCTCAAGGTCGGTCCCGTGAGCGCCACCTTCAACGGCGACATCGAGGTCCTGGGGCTGGACGCCGAGCGCCGGGAGCTGCGCATGAGCGGCCGCGGCGCCGACTCCAAGGGCACCTCCAGCGCCACCATGGAGCTCACCGCCCGGCTCGAGCCCGGCGCGGATGGGCGCACGGTACTCGCCGGGCGGGCGGTGATCTCGCTCACCGGCAAGTTCGCAAGCTTCGGCGGGCGCATGCTGGAGAACATCTCCGACCGGCTGCTCTCGCAGTTCGTGGAGCGCTTCGAGACCCGCGTGCAGGCCGGCGGCGAGGGTGCCGAGGCCGAGGCCGCGCGGCGCAAGCTCGAGGAAGGCCCCCAGGAGCTGAACGCCATGACCCTGCTCTGGGGCAGCATCAAGGCCTTCTTCCGCCGGCTGTTCGGGGGCAGTCGCTGA
- a CDS encoding (2Fe-2S)-binding protein produces the protein MSDKVHVSFTVNGEAVDVLVDPRELLIHTLRERLRLTGAHIGCETSHCGACTVDLDGASVKSCTVLTVQCQGAELITVEGLAGPDGLHPLQAAFVQEHGLQCGYCTPGMLVRGWRLLQDNPDPSEAEIRFEMAGNLCRCTGYQNIVRSVRRAARELRGEPVAEGEAATE, from the coding sequence ATGAGCGACAAGGTGCATGTGAGCTTCACGGTCAACGGCGAGGCCGTGGACGTGCTGGTGGACCCGCGGGAGCTGCTGATCCACACCCTGCGTGAGCGCCTGCGCCTCACCGGCGCCCACATCGGCTGCGAGACCAGCCACTGCGGCGCCTGCACGGTGGATCTGGACGGCGCCTCGGTGAAGTCCTGCACCGTGCTCACGGTCCAGTGCCAGGGGGCCGAGCTGATCACCGTGGAGGGGCTGGCCGGGCCCGACGGGCTGCACCCGCTGCAGGCCGCCTTCGTCCAGGAGCACGGCCTGCAGTGCGGCTACTGCACGCCCGGCATGCTGGTGCGGGGCTGGCGGCTGCTGCAGGACAACCCCGACCCCAGCGAGGCGGAGATCCGCTTCGAGATGGCGGGCAACCTCTGCCGCTGCACCGGCTACCAGAACATCGTGCGCTCGGTGCGCCGCGCCGCCCGTGAGCTGCGCGGCGAGCCCGTCGCAGAGGGCGAGGCGGCTACCGAGTAG
- a CDS encoding FAD binding domain-containing protein, producing the protein MIPGRFEYHAASGVDEALRLLSELEGERALLAGGHSLLPMMKLRFAEPAHLIDLGKITELKGIREEGGELVIGPMTTEAELLASDVLARRCPLLPEVARQIADPQVRNRGTLGGDALHGDPANDHPAVLTALDARFVIRGPRGQRESAADGFYLGPYLKDLGDDELVTAIRIPIPAPGHGHAYCKLKRKTGDWATAAAACILELAEGRVQRVRLTLTNLGPTPIRVHDVEDLLTGEPLDAGRIEQAGQAAAAATDPAEDLRGSPEYKAHVAGEMTRRALRLAQERAEGGAR; encoded by the coding sequence ATGATCCCGGGGCGATTCGAATACCACGCCGCAAGCGGTGTCGACGAGGCGCTGCGCCTGCTGAGCGAGCTCGAGGGCGAGCGGGCCCTGCTCGCCGGCGGCCACAGCCTGCTGCCGATGATGAAGCTGCGCTTCGCCGAGCCGGCGCATCTCATTGATCTGGGCAAGATCACCGAGCTCAAGGGCATCCGCGAGGAAGGCGGCGAGCTGGTCATCGGGCCGATGACTACCGAGGCCGAGCTGCTCGCCTCCGACGTGCTCGCCCGCCGCTGCCCGTTGCTGCCGGAGGTGGCCCGGCAGATTGCCGACCCCCAGGTCCGCAACCGCGGAACGCTGGGCGGCGATGCCCTGCACGGCGATCCGGCCAATGACCATCCCGCCGTGCTGACCGCCCTGGATGCGCGCTTCGTCATCCGCGGCCCGCGCGGTCAGCGCGAGTCCGCTGCCGACGGCTTCTACCTCGGCCCCTATCTGAAGGATCTCGGGGACGACGAGCTGGTCACCGCCATCCGCATCCCCATCCCCGCGCCGGGCCACGGCCACGCCTACTGCAAGCTCAAGCGCAAGACCGGCGACTGGGCCACCGCCGCCGCCGCCTGCATTCTCGAGCTGGCGGAGGGCCGCGTACAGCGCGTCCGGCTGACGCTCACCAACCTCGGCCCCACGCCGATCCGCGTTCACGACGTCGAGGATCTGCTCACCGGCGAGCCGCTGGATGCCGGGCGCATCGAGCAGGCCGGCCAGGCCGCGGCCGCCGCCACCGACCCCGCCGAGGACCTGCGCGGCAGCCCCGAGTACAAGGCCCACGTGGCCGGTGAGATGACCCGCCGGGCCCTGCGCCTGGCCCAGGAGCGAGCCGAAGGAGGCGCCCGATGA
- a CDS encoding LytTR family transcriptional regulator DNA-binding domain-containing protein produces the protein MEERFEHRLQKFDPGVIWLDAAHRVTALNGVAAEVLGVAPGEVMGREVLQLHPLKSRDKIAWLLEASGGAYCPVSSSPPMTMMINIPDRILLIKLTRMVGAGGAPGGYCLVFFDVTDATSGARPAADGRLRQLRKLPVSRQQEVMLLDLDEVVHLRAGGHYTDVFTAGERYLCNLSLADLEARLDPERFLRVHRSYIVNLGYATALARRDERYVLTLGDRKTTEVPISRSQVPRVKDAFGLA, from the coding sequence ATGGAAGAGCGCTTCGAGCACCGTCTGCAGAAATTCGATCCCGGCGTGATCTGGCTCGACGCCGCACACCGCGTCACGGCCCTTAACGGCGTCGCGGCCGAGGTGCTGGGCGTCGCACCCGGCGAGGTGATGGGCCGCGAGGTACTGCAGCTGCATCCGCTCAAGAGCCGCGACAAGATCGCCTGGCTGCTGGAGGCGAGCGGCGGCGCCTACTGCCCGGTCAGCAGCTCGCCGCCAATGACGATGATGATCAACATCCCCGACCGCATCCTCCTGATCAAGCTCACCCGCATGGTCGGCGCGGGCGGTGCGCCGGGCGGTTACTGCCTGGTGTTCTTCGACGTCACCGATGCCACGTCGGGGGCGCGCCCGGCCGCCGACGGGCGTCTGCGGCAGCTGCGCAAGCTGCCCGTGTCGCGCCAGCAGGAGGTGATGCTGCTGGATCTGGACGAGGTGGTGCACCTGCGCGCCGGCGGGCATTACACCGACGTCTTCACGGCGGGCGAGCGCTATCTCTGCAACCTGTCGCTCGCCGACCTCGAGGCCCGCCTCGACCCCGAGCGCTTTCTGCGCGTGCATCGCTCCTACATCGTCAACCTCGGGTATGCCACCGCCCTTGCCCGCCGGGACGAGCGCTACGTACTCACCCTGGGCGACCGGAAAACCACCGAGGTGCCCATCAGCCGCAGCCAGGTGCCGCGGGTCAAGGATGCCTTCGGGCTTGCCTGA
- a CDS encoding TRAP transporter substrate-binding protein — protein MTETKDNGQVTNKTNQAEVTSKPTSRRNFLKGGLLAAGGAAAASTFPAPYVHAQQSPITLRMQTSWPSGDIWMDFAQQYVDRLEAMSGGRLRVELLPAGAVVQAFQVMDAVSDGVLDCAHTVAAYWYGKHRAASLFGTGPVWGWDGQSFLSWFYQGGGQELYHELAQDILGLNVYGFYAFPMPPQPFGWFKEPVTSVEELQGFKYRTVGLATNVMQALGMSVTQLPGGEIVPAMERGVIDAFEFNNPSSDLRFGAQDVAKHYILSSYHQANETFEIIFNRDVFDDLDDDLKAIVRHGAEAVSTANFASAMDNYSRDLQRLQEEHGVTLHRTSDEILQAELEAWSDVITELEEDDEFNKRVLDSQREWARRVSFYTIMNGVDQALAYEHFFPGRLKL, from the coding sequence ATGACCGAGACGAAAGACAACGGCCAGGTCACGAACAAGACCAATCAGGCCGAAGTGACCAGCAAGCCGACCTCGCGTCGAAATTTCCTCAAGGGGGGGCTGCTTGCAGCCGGCGGCGCCGCCGCGGCGAGTACCTTCCCGGCCCCCTACGTGCATGCCCAGCAGAGCCCCATCACCCTGCGCATGCAGACTTCCTGGCCATCCGGCGACATCTGGATGGACTTCGCCCAGCAGTACGTTGACCGCCTCGAGGCGATGTCCGGCGGACGGCTGCGTGTCGAGCTGCTGCCGGCCGGTGCGGTCGTCCAGGCCTTCCAGGTGATGGACGCTGTCAGTGACGGGGTGCTCGACTGCGCCCATACCGTGGCGGCTTACTGGTACGGCAAGCACCGGGCGGCGTCGCTGTTCGGCACCGGGCCGGTCTGGGGCTGGGACGGCCAGAGCTTCCTCAGCTGGTTCTACCAGGGTGGTGGCCAGGAGCTCTACCACGAGCTGGCGCAGGATATCCTCGGGCTCAACGTCTACGGATTCTACGCCTTCCCGATGCCGCCGCAGCCGTTCGGCTGGTTCAAGGAGCCGGTGACCTCGGTGGAGGAGCTCCAGGGCTTCAAGTACCGCACCGTGGGGCTGGCCACCAATGTCATGCAGGCACTTGGCATGAGCGTGACCCAGCTGCCTGGCGGCGAGATCGTCCCGGCGATGGAGCGCGGCGTGATCGACGCGTTCGAGTTCAACAACCCGTCCTCCGACCTGCGCTTCGGTGCCCAGGACGTGGCCAAGCACTACATCCTGAGCTCGTACCATCAGGCCAACGAGACCTTCGAGATCATCTTCAACCGGGACGTGTTCGACGACCTGGACGACGACCTCAAGGCCATCGTGCGTCACGGCGCGGAGGCGGTGTCCACCGCGAACTTCGCCTCGGCGATGGACAACTACTCGCGCGATCTGCAGCGGCTCCAGGAAGAGCATGGCGTCACCCTGCACCGGACCTCGGACGAGATCCTGCAGGCGGAGCTCGAGGCCTGGTCGGACGTGATCACGGAGCTCGAGGAGGACGACGAGTTCAACAAGCGCGTCCTGGACAGCCAGCGCGAGTGGGCGCGGCGCGTGAGCTTCTACACGATCATGAACGGCGTGGATCAGGCGCTCGCCTACGAGCACTTCTTCCCCGGTCGTCTGAAGCTCTAG
- a CDS encoding TRAP transporter small permease subunit gives MVRLVTLIDSLTGWFGRAFAWLILLMAFAMGYEVLSRYLFNAPTAWAYDLSYMMYGTLLMMGGAYTLSRNAHVRGDFLYRLWPPRVQAGVELVLYFLFFFPGILALIFAGAKYAGRSWRYLETSVFSPAGVPIFHFKTVIVVAGVLLLLQGIAQVCRCILCLRTGEWMQHEEDVVELEEKLAREAKERESYAGTDTMSGHASGGERA, from the coding sequence ATGGTAAGGCTGGTTACACTCATCGACTCGCTCACCGGCTGGTTCGGCCGCGCCTTTGCGTGGCTGATCCTGCTGATGGCCTTCGCGATGGGCTACGAGGTCCTCTCGCGCTATCTCTTCAATGCGCCGACCGCGTGGGCCTACGACCTCTCGTACATGATGTACGGCACGCTGCTCATGATGGGCGGCGCCTACACGCTGTCGCGCAATGCTCACGTGCGCGGCGACTTCCTCTACCGGCTCTGGCCGCCACGGGTGCAGGCAGGCGTGGAGCTGGTGCTCTACTTCCTGTTCTTCTTCCCGGGCATCCTCGCGCTGATCTTCGCCGGCGCGAAATACGCCGGACGCTCCTGGCGCTATCTGGAGACGAGCGTGTTCTCGCCTGCCGGGGTACCCATCTTCCATTTCAAGACGGTGATCGTCGTCGCCGGGGTGCTGCTCCTTCTCCAGGGCATCGCCCAGGTCTGCCGCTGCATCCTCTGCCTGCGCACCGGAGAGTGGATGCAGCATGAAGAGGACGTCGTGGAGCTCGAGGAGAAGCTGGCCCGCGAGGCCAAAGAACGAGAAAGCTATGCAGGTACCGACACCATGAGCGGCCACGCTTCCGGGGGAGAGCGCGCATGA
- a CDS encoding TRAP transporter large permease translates to MTEPQIGILMLGIFILFIFFGFPIAFTLMALGIAFGYFAYWEPGRMWRDYDRAVEAGAEGWDVWIAWLDGFLNNRVFDLFVNQTYSVMSNEVLTAVPLFLFMGYIVERANIVDRLFSTLYIAARRLPGAMAVAALITCALFATATGIVGAVVTLMGLLAFPAMLKARYDTSFASGVICAGGTLGIMIPPSILLIVYAAASGTSIVRLYAGALLPGFLLAGLYLVYIIVRSILQPEKAPKPTDEEVGDVPTGKLVLMIIGSFVPLAVLILAVLGSILFGLATPTEAASAGALGGLALAVGYRALTWDRLREAVYLTMKTTAMVCWLFVGSWVFSSVFSYLGGEHVITNFVTGLDMSPVMFLILAQLIIFLLGWPLEWSEIIIIFVPIFLPLLPHFGIDPLFFGILVALNLQTSFLTPPMAMSAYYLKGIAPPHVQLTQIFRGCMPYLAMVIICMVILYNFEGIVFWLPGVIYG, encoded by the coding sequence ATGACCGAACCGCAAATCGGGATCCTGATGCTCGGGATCTTCATTCTGTTCATCTTCTTCGGCTTTCCCATCGCCTTCACGCTGATGGCCCTCGGCATCGCCTTCGGGTATTTCGCGTATTGGGAACCCGGGCGCATGTGGCGCGACTATGACCGCGCGGTGGAGGCCGGCGCCGAAGGCTGGGACGTCTGGATTGCCTGGCTGGACGGCTTCCTGAATAACCGCGTCTTCGACCTGTTCGTCAACCAGACCTATTCGGTCATGTCGAACGAGGTGCTGACCGCGGTGCCGCTGTTCCTGTTCATGGGTTATATCGTCGAGCGCGCGAACATCGTCGACCGCCTGTTCTCGACGCTCTACATCGCGGCACGCCGGCTGCCCGGCGCCATGGCCGTCGCGGCGCTCATCACCTGCGCGCTGTTCGCCACCGCCACCGGTATCGTCGGCGCCGTGGTCACGCTCATGGGGCTGCTGGCGTTCCCGGCCATGCTCAAGGCCCGCTATGACACGAGTTTCGCCTCGGGGGTGATCTGCGCCGGCGGGACGCTCGGCATCATGATTCCGCCGTCGATCCTGCTCATCGTCTATGCCGCGGCCTCCGGCACGTCGATCGTGCGGCTCTATGCGGGGGCGCTGCTCCCGGGCTTCCTCCTGGCCGGTCTGTATCTGGTCTACATTATCGTCCGTTCCATCCTGCAGCCGGAAAAGGCGCCGAAGCCCACGGACGAGGAGGTGGGCGACGTGCCCACCGGCAAGCTGGTGCTGATGATCATCGGCTCGTTCGTGCCGCTCGCGGTACTGATCCTCGCGGTGCTCGGCTCCATTCTGTTCGGGCTTGCCACGCCCACCGAGGCGGCGTCGGCCGGAGCGCTGGGAGGCCTCGCACTCGCGGTCGGCTACCGCGCGCTGACCTGGGACCGCCTGCGCGAGGCCGTCTATCTGACGATGAAGACCACGGCCATGGTTTGCTGGCTGTTCGTCGGGTCCTGGGTGTTCTCGTCGGTGTTCTCCTATCTTGGCGGCGAGCACGTGATCACGAACTTCGTGACCGGGCTCGACATGTCCCCGGTGATGTTCCTGATCCTGGCGCAGCTGATCATCTTCCTGCTGGGCTGGCCGCTGGAGTGGTCCGAGATCATCATCATCTTCGTGCCCATTTTCCTGCCGCTGCTGCCGCATTTCGGCATCGACCCGCTGTTCTTCGGGATTCTGGTGGCGCTCAATCTGCAGACTTCGTTCCTGACCCCGCCGATGGCGATGTCCGCGTATTACCTCAAGGGGATAGCGCCACCTCACGTGCAGCTCACGCAGATATTCCGCGGCTGCATGCCGTACCTGGCAATGGTGATCATCTGCATGGTCATCCTCTACAACTTCGAGGGCATCGTGTTCTGGCTGCCGGGGGTGATCTATGGCTGA